The Nostoc sp. TCL26-01 sequence TGAATTGTTCTATCTCTTGCATTGTGCTTTTACCCAAAACAATAGATAAATGCCAGCGATTAAATAAAGCCAATATCCTTGGAGGAATAATGTGGTTTTCGTGATGAAACTGTTTAACGCTCCAAGATTATCAGGAGTAATCAACCAATTCACCAGTGCATCAATGTTGAAAACAAAGTCAATAAACCCAGTAGCTAAATAGTTGAGTGTGACAATCGTAGCTAAGGAGCTAATTAAGATTCCCCAAATATTATTTATCCTGTACATTTGGATTACCCAGAGATTTAAAATAAATAACTACTGCTATGAAAATTAAAGCAATCAATAGTGATATATTCATGCTGGGTAACTGCCAAGTTAATCCATTGTTAGCTCTAATTTCTTTATAAGTTTCAGCGATTACGTCATGGGTAAGTATTACTTCTTTAGTAATTCTGCTAGTCCCAGAAAATGACACAGCGCCACCAATAAACAGTTTGGCAATTCCTATTAATGGCTTTTCTCCAAAGCCTATTCGCCAGTTTTCACTTGATGCTTCAAAGTTGAAACCATCTCCTATATGAATTAGTCCAGGTATTAAAGCTACGCAAGCAGCAAACACCTGAATAATCACCAGTGTTACTCTCAGTTCAAACAGCAACCATGACAGACTACATGACCCTACCTGACAAGCTAGAAAGAGTATACCGCTATCAATTCTTTTTCTCGCTGTGATATCTTCATACAATCGATTTTCGATATGTTGTAAGTACCTCAAAGTATCTTCATTGGGGGAAGATTCTTGATTGTCTAGCAGTTCTTCTAGCTGGTCATTAGGGTACATAGGTGAAATTTGGGGAATGGAGAATGTAGATTGCAGATTGGAGATTGGGATTAAAAACAAATCTGCACTCTTAGTCAATCGACAATCGGCAATCGGCAATCTGCAATCGTTTTGACGTTTCTGGGGGAATTTTTTTATTTTTTAGAAGCCTAAAGCTGTACGCAATTGCAGTATTTTGGCTTTCAATCCTGATGTCTGGTAGTTTTTCTCAGGGATGAGGTCATAACGAGCGCGTTCTCCTTTATTCAATCCCTCGTTTAATTCCCTCATTTCGTGCGCTTCATCTGCTGCTATTTGCTTTAATTCTGGTCTATGGGATTGTTCAAGTAATGAGGTTTGTTGGTCTATACCTGCTAAGTGAGCATCGAGATAGCCTTTGATTTGGGTGTAGTTCATCTGGTATTGATGACGTTGGTTTTCACTCGTTTTAGATGCAACAAATTCGGCTGCTAGTTCACTTCGTTGGTGTCCATATTTGGAGTTGGCTAAAGTGGCTTGCATGACGGATTTATCAATGGCGATCGCTGACTTGCCAGCCTGTACTAAAATATCCGCAGTGGCTTTGTTGTATGCTTCCGAGCCGTTAATAATCTCGATGTAGGCTTGTGCAAGTCTGGGAGCTAATTCGGTGCTTAGTCTGCCTTGTCTTGCTAGTTCCCCAATTTTTTGGGCAGATGCTATATCTCCTGCTAAAGCTTTGTCAAAGTCTGCCAAATCAACACTGAATTTTGTTTTGAGTACAGAACCAATTCGACGGGCTTTTGGTGCTACGTGGTTTTTTAATTTGGCTTTGGTGGTAGTGGTTGTGTCAGTTAGTTTTTTAGTCATGATTTTTGGTTGGTCAACTGATTGTAGGTTGCAGATTGCAGATTGGAGATTGACCCCATTAATAAATTAAGGGGCTTGGGATTGATAGATTTTAGATTTATTGATGATTTTAGAAGGTAGATTGTAGATTATCCCCATTAATAAATTAAGGGGCTTTATTTTTCAATCTACAATCTTAAATCTCCAATCTTCTCGGTAAATCCTTCTAACGCAAATATATTTATTGGCTCTCCTTGGGGATTACGTAATTCTGATTGCAATTCGATTAATGCCTGCTGTGCATCTCCCAAAGTTAAATCCGGGCTATACTCTACTAGCTTGAACTGAGGATGATTTTTAATCTTTTCAATCAGTGTTAATGATTGATTGATTAGTTTTGATAGTTCTTTGGTTTGTGTCATCTGTTGAACCATTGGGGAATCTCCCAGTAAATATTAGGGTCGTGAAATTCTCGATACTCTAGCTGCTGGACTCGATGCCTGTTTAGTCGGTAGTTATCGAAGGCTACAAGAGCCAGTAATAAGGATGAAATCAACAAAATGGTGTAGCCTAATTTCTGAGGATTAAAGGCAATTATCAAGCTTCTATCAGCCTGTTTTACTAGGTGGGAGTGCAAAGGCTTTGAGTGCTGTTGTGACTTGGCTTTTAAAGCGTCCTGTCCCTCTTTTGATGTCGTTGTTTATCTCCCGTAGTCCATCATTCAATAGTTGGGAGTTTTCATGATCCAATCGCGTTACAGTCTCCCTAACACCTTGTACCATGTTGGTTATCTTTTGCTTTATAACCTGCGCTTTATGTTGTACAAATGCTGTAATTGCTGACTCTATTTCTGATATTTCATAATCAGAATTAACACTGGCATAATCAAAGTTTTCAGCAATCGCTGTGACTTCCTCAATAGATAAAGTAATCCCCATATCATTTGCAGTGCTGGCAACTAATTCTGATTTCTCTTGAAGGGCGATGGTGGTGGGTTCTGGGTCATCATTATTGAATTGGGTTAATGTTTCCAGTTGTGTCTGTGCAGGTGCGTCAATGTGTCCATTTTCATCGCTTACACATATAGATATTTCTGGTTCCTCAGTGCTAGTGTCATCTTCTGTAGTTGGCAACTGAGTTACATCATTTACATTGCTATCTACTGTTGCTAATTCTTCACCAGTGGTTACTGTTTCTGCTTCTTCTGATTGGGGGATTAATGCGATTACCTCTGGTTCTTCCTCAGTGGTAGCAGTGATGTCTATTTCCAGTTCTTCACTAATAACATTTAGCTTGGTGGCGTTATTCATGAAGTGTTCAACTATAGCTGATATTTCCTCATCTGTTGGGTTATTTGTGTCTTTAACCAATTCTTTGTAAATTGGTCTAATTTCACCCAATGAAACTTTTACCCCTTGTCTAGATAGTCTTGATTGAATGCGTTTAGCAATTGTAGTAACCATGTATTTTTTCCAAAATTAGCTAACTTTAGCGAGTGAGTTGTTTTGTGTTTTTGACTTGTAAATTAGTGCAAGCGCACAAATAGGGATGAGAACTGGTTTGTTATAAAAAGCTTTACTCTTGTAGCCTCCACAGCTTTTAAACCATCTGGATATCGTTGATTGATTTGGATGAATGTTTAGCTGCTCCAGAAGTTTTATAAACTGTTCGCCAGTTATTCCTTCACCAATACTTGGTTCTATTTGTTTCGAGATTTGGGCTTTTACTTTGTGGTATTGGCTAAAGTACCTGGGGGATGTTTTCTTTAGTGCAATAAACAGTTCAAATCCTGACTTGGTTAGTGGTAATTCACAGGTAATCATTGACTTTCTGACTCTCCACCAGTGAGAATCACACACTCTCTCACCTATCAATGTTTCGTAAATTACGCGCTCCTGGTTTTCCATAGTTTTTATGCAATATGCACAAGTTGAATTTTGCATTTATGCAGTATATGAATTACGCATCTCGTGTATTTGAATTGCACATCTCGCGTATTTGAATTACATATTCTGCATTTGGGGAGTGCAATTAAATGCACGGTAAGCAAATATGCGGTATCTGTATTGCAACTTTAAAGGTGTTTACGACTTCCATTGCTTGCTGTTAGGTTGTTGTGGTTATGCGGACGAATTGCATAACTCTCTGCTGGCACACTGCTATCGGCTTGAAAAATTAGCTTTTCTACTGCTGCGGATAATGCTTGGGTTGGCACGTCTTGAGGCAGTCCAAACATTTTGCACAATTCTTCCACTGCTAAGTAGGAAATGGTGATGCGCCGAGAGTCATATTTCATGGGTTTACGCTTTTACACAAATTTCAGTTAATAGCTTTTATCGGACGGCATTGATGAATTAGGGACGATTTCAAACTGTGAAACGATGGTTTCGTGGTGGCGAATGTTGCGGTTGCGGACTACTGAGTATGCTGCTGGCATCATGATGGAAAAATCACCATAAACTGCCTTGCCATACCCAGCACCGGGGTCTTTACCTGCAATCAGGGCATCTAGCCCAGAATTGGCAAGCAAGTTGGCTTGAACGAGCCAATTTTTGTCATTGGTGTATGTGGTTGTCATGGTTCTGATGGTTAGTAAAAGTCCTAATTTCTCTGGCTTTGGAGAATTTAAAGGCTAAATCGCCTTAAATCCACACATCCAGTTTTTGGTAAGCCTAAAAGTCACTTTCTGGCTTCTGTTGCCTTTGTTGGGTGGCTGTTTTTGGCTGTTAGAAGTATTATAACATCTAAATAGATGTGATTAGATGCAAAATAGCAGCGAAATAAAATTAAAATAGATGTATGTAACATCAATAGCGCAGCAGTTTATAATTTATAGGAATCACAGCGTATGATTTAGGAGGCAATTTGAAGCGGAAATGATTCATGACCAAGCGTTTTAGTGTAACGCTATCTGATACAGTATTTGAGCAGCTTGAAGCACTAGCTGACAACCAAGGGCGAACTACTGCCAATCTAGCGGCATATCTTATAGAAGTAGGAGTCCGCAATATGAAGCTAGATCCGCTACCAACTGAGAAAGGGAAAAACGAATAACCAACTCAACACAATTGTTGGATTATCAGTCAACAAGAGGAAGAAGCGGTTAATAATGCGAAAACCAGCTGCACTCAAATTGAATTTAATTCTCGGTAGTGTAGGCTGTACAGTTCCTCAGATCCTTGAACAATGCTCAACTTTTATTGAGCAATTTCAAGCAAAAATCAGATTTTCTTAGGTATAAGACTGACAGAAGTTCTGTAAAATCAAGCAATAAAGCAAATAAAGCTTGTAATGGAGGTAAATACACAACACCACCAAAACTAAAAAGACAAAGTGTTACTAAGCAGTGAACACTTTGCCAGATGGTAAAAATTAAAGATTTAAATATCTGCGAGCGGGGTTTATCTCTACACGACCAAAGAAGTGGAACTAAGTTGGAAGCTAATGACCACTGATTGGCAAAAGAGATTGTTCCGCGCTGCTTACTCATATTATATGACTTGCTGTGAAAATTTCTAGATTTTCATTGGGAAATTTTGGGATTTAAATTTATCAATTTTTTTGATAGCCCCAAAAGAAAGCCTAAACAAGCAAAACAGTAAATCGCATAGATAGACGAGAGTGCAGCGCGATAACCCCCTCCAATACTCAAACAACAAGTATTCAGGGGAAAAATCTGTGATTATCAACAACAATGCGCTTCAACCAATTGAACTTAAAGGTCACTATGAGATAGCATCTCACCCAACTAAAGACAAGCCAGTAGAAGTTACCAAAACAAACCCATGCCCTCACTGCGGCAAACCAGACTGGTGTTACTCAATCGGTGAACTAACAGTCTGTAACCGAGATGCTGAACCCGCTACCGGCTGGGAAAGAACATCTAAAACCGACCGCAACGGCAAACCATACTACGCACCAGCCACAGCCAAAAAATCGCCCCGTCCTCAAGGTAGGGAAGAGTACATTTACACCGACATAGCAGGTAATCCCTTAATCAAAGTTATTGTCATCCGTCCAGGCAAAACCAAAGATAAGGATGTCTTTCAGGAATATTGGGACGGAACACGTTGGGTCAAAGCCAAAGACTTTTCACCAGAACAAAAACGCTCCCACCAACAACAAATCACCATCTATCGTTACGCCGAAGTCAAGCAAGCGATCGCCTCTGGTAAACCAGTATTTGTGGTAGAGGGTGAACGCCTAGCCGATAGCCTCTGGACAAGAGGCATAGCAGCCACCACTAACATCGGCGGTGCTGGCAAGTATCGCTCCTACGGCAACTACCAAAGTGCTTTAGAAGGTGCTAACCTAGTTCTTTGTCCCGACCGTGATGAGCCAGGGCTAAAGCACATGGAAGATATTAACTCTGACTTCCCAGATGCCAAGTGGTTGTATGCCCCACCCAGTGATTTTTACTGGACACACTTACCCAAACATGGGGGATTAGATATTCAAGATTGGATAGACTCAGGAGCGACAACCGAAGACATCCTACAAGCCATCGAGGATAGACGAGTTGTAGTAGATACGCTGAATAAAACCCTCTCCCTGGAGGCTGACCGGGATAGGCCAACCGAGAGTAAACTGGAGCAAAAATTGAATGCTATTCGCGCCGTCTGGGGAGGTCGCCTACGCTGGAATATCCTCAAAAAGCAAGTTGAGTTAGACGGGCGAAAACTACCACTTGACCGCATTGATTTAAAAGTGGCAATTCATATTCATATCGATATCAGCAAGGAACAAGCTAAAAGCGTTGTCTTAGAACTAGCTCTAGCTAACCCATACAACCCAGTAGTTGAGTATTTAGAATCAGTAGTCCAGCTTCATCCCAACGTAGATGTCAATTTCTTAGATAAATTAGCCGAACGTTACTTCGGCACTACAGACCCCCTACACGCCGCCCTGATGAAACGGACTTTAATCGCCGCTGTCGCCAGGGCATTTGAGCCAGGATGTAAACACGATGAAATTACCATCCTCCAAGGTAAGCAGAAATCCCTCAAATCCACATTCTGGGAAATTTTAGCCGGGGAAGATTTTTTCACCGATGACCTCAACGGCACAGAGAAAGACGAGATTTTAAAAATTAGCCAGTATTGGATTTTAGAATATGCCGAGTTTGAGAACTCCTACAAGAAAAAGGATGTTTCCCAACTCAAGGCATTTCTGTCCAGAAAGAAAGACTCAATGCGTCGCCCCTATGGTACTGATATTGAAGATTTCCCCCGTCCATCCATCCTGGTGGGAACTACCAATTTAGATGAATTTCTCTATGACCCCACGGGTGAACGTCGCTTTTGGGTAATTAAGGTTTTACTCAAGAAAATACCCATTGACCTACTCCAGCAAGAACGGGATTTAATTTGGGCAGCTGCGGTCGCTGCTTACCGCAATGGTGAGCAATGGCGACTGACCGACACAGAAGATGAATGGTTAGATGCAGCCAATAAACAATACCAAAGCACCGACACATGGGAAGAGGTGGTAATGGCTTGGGCTGAGTTGCACAAGGAAGTATCTGTAGGCGAAATCCTCAGTGATGTTCTCAAGATTGAATTAGCCAAGCAGAGTAAAGCCGAACAGAACCGTGTCGCTGCCATCTTGCGTTCTCACGGCTGGACAAGAGACGATCGCAAACGGGTAAACGGTCGGTTAATTCGTCCCTGGCTTCGACCCCAACAAGAGGTGGAACAGCAGGTGGAACGGGGGGTGGAACAGCAGGTGGAACAGCAAGAAATCCTTGCTACACCTGACTTAGAGCCAGAGTGTTCCACCTGTTCCACCAATTCCCCCCAAACTTTTCCAAATTTTGATAGCACTAATGAAACGCAAAAAGGAATATTGCTTGAAACAGGAGTGCCAGAAGTAACGCCACTAGAAATAGAACCGCTAGAAAAAAATCAAAAAAGTTTAGAGGGGCAGGGGGTGGAACAAGTTGTAGATGAGCCTCAAACCCAATTACCACAGGCAATAGAAGAGTGTTCCACCTCCCGTTCCACCCCCTGTTCCACCTCAGTTTCTGTCCCCGAATTATCTTTTGAGCAGAAAGTTATTGCCAACGTGGAACTGATTAGAGAGTGCATTGCGGATCAATCCTGGGACATGATTGAGGAAATTAGCATCAGTCTGGACTAAGGAATTTAAAGCTGCTGTCTGGAAACAGTTAACCGCAGAAGAACGCCAGGCTATCAAGCAACTCAAGCCACAATTCGATACCTGATGTCAACATCAGAAATTCTGTGGTTGTGCGATCGCTTGCTGTTGTAATTCTGAGTCGTAGATTTGACAACGGTAAGTGTAGTCATAGCTGGCAGCTAACCCGTCTGAGGAGGAGATGGCACAGCATCTATAGCTATAGCCATCAAGATTAGGACGTAGACTATAAGAGTTCTCAAGTGTATCTACCCAATTTCAATGGCAAAGGCGTATAGTGAAGATTTTCGACGAAAAGTCATGCAAGCGATTGAATTAGACGGTCTCAAGAAGTGCGAGGCAAGCCAGCTGTTTAATATCAGTCGCAACACGATAAACTTGTGGTTGCAGCGCAAAGCCGAAACGGGTGATGTCAAACCCAAAGTCAGGAAAGCATCGCAGCAGAATGGCAAAATCAGTGATTGGGAGAAGTTTGGCACTTTTGTCAAAGAACATGGGGATAAAACCCAAAGCGAAATGGCACAGTTATGGGATGGAGAAATTAGCCAACGCACGATTTCCAGAGCGTTACTAAAAATAGGACATTCGCGTAAAAAAAAACATACGGATATAGTCAACGAGACGAAGCCAAACGAGTGGCATTTTTAGCACAACTGGAAAACCCAAAAGCATCGCACCTAGTATATGTTGATGAGTCTGGGATGGATGAACGCGACAACTACGGCTACGGATATTCCAAAGTTGGGGAACGGTTTTATGACCTCAAATCTGGTCGTAGGCAGGGCCGCATTAATATGATTGCTGGGTATCGGCAGGGAAAACTAATTGCACCATTTACCATCGAGGGGGCTTGTAACCGTGCCGTATTTGAGACGTGGTTAGAAACTTGTTTGATTCCAGTATTGCATCCGGGTGAGTGGGTAATTATAGATAATGCAACGTTTCATCGTGGCGGTCGGATTGCTCAATTAATTGAAGCGGCAGGATGTCAGTTAATCTATCTACCGCCCTACTCACCCGACCTCAATCGGATTGAAAAATGTTGGGCAACTTTGAAAACCAGGGTACGCAAGCTATTATCTAAATCTGATAGTCTACGTGATGCAATGGAAACTGTTCTCAAGCAAGCCGCGTCCTAACTGAAATGGCTACGGCTATAAATCCAAGAAAACATGATCACAGGATAGAGAATTTATGAGAATAGAGATTTTTGCCGAAAAAAGATGACTAGCGTGCAAAAGGTCAATAAAAACCCCACAAAATCTGTGGGGAAATCAGAACCAAAAGAATAGAACAAATGTACTATATAGGAGGTTCTGAAAGCAAGCTTTTGTGCCTAATATGTTTTTTCTCAGGGTAGTTTTACTGAAACGTTACTCAAATCTCTTGGGCTAACGGGGCTACAGGTTTAAGCAATGTGGTTTTGCTGATTTCTTAATTGCAACTTGAAAGGTAGGCTCTAAAAGACTTTTGGGAGCTTCGGTTGTGCATCGCTGTTGCGAGGGGTTGGCTCGTTTCTATGTCCATTTCTCATAGCTGCACTTGAGGTTGATTACACTTTTTATTTCTTTGCAATTTGCTACACTAAACAGTTGATTAACATTTACTTAGTTCCAAGGTATTTGTAAGCAGTATCCTTACGCTCCGAAAAATATGCCTTCCACTCAGGAATATCAATTTCTAAAGCCTGTTGGAAGAACTCAATCGACTGTTGATAATTTCCAAGGGAGTAGTAAACATTTCCCAAATGACCTAAGAGACGTGCTTGTTTCTTACAAGGCTTTCTTAAAACCACCCAATTCTATAGTTAATTTCATCATTATTACTTGATAGGCATTGATTAAAATCTATGTTAACGTGAGTTCGATGGGTTGAAAAAGGCAAAAAGCTCGCTATGTATGGATTTGCCAAAAAGGGAATCCTCCAGGCGATCGCTACAGTTGATAGAGAATGGGTGAAAAAGTGACAAAAAAGGCCGAGACTAAGAATATCTAACAAAAATGAGGGTCTCGGCTATGTCTACTATTGTATCTCGGCTTGACATTACAGAAATTTTCTGTGATGTAGATGACTTCTGCAAACAGTGGCAACACTTATGGCAGCAAATACCACAGTTACCATCGACAATAGGAGAGCGTCGCAGTTACTCACGGATGTGCGTATCAGAAGTGATGACAATAGTCATCGCTTTTCACGGCAGTGGTTATCGCACCTTTAAAGAATTTTATACATTGCATGTACTTCCTAGTTGGCGTAGGGCATTTCCCAATCTAGTCAGCTACAACAGATTTGTGGAATTGATGCCGTGGTGCTTAATGCTTTTGTGCTGTTTTTTGCATACAAGAACAGGAGAAATTACGGGAATTAGTTTTATTGATTCCACACCCATTAATGTGTGCCATAATTGCCGCGCCCATGCACATAAAGTATTTAAAGGATTGGTAAATTGGGGCAAAAACTCTGTCGGTTGGCACTTTGGATTTAAACTTCATTTGATAATTAATGACCAGGGTGAATTGCTGGCATTTAAATTAACTCCTGCCAACGTAGATGACCGCAAGCCAGTGCCAGAAATGACTGAGGATTTGATTGGTAAACTTTTTGGTGACAGAGGATATGTTTCACAAAAATTATTTGAGGAGTTATACGAGCGAGGTTTAGAGTTAATTACTAAATCCAAAAAAAATATGAAAAATCGCTTAGTCAACTTGCTTGATAAAATTTTATTACGCAAACGAGCAGTCATTGAATCGGTGAATGACCATCTCAAAAATATTTGTCAAATAGAACACTCCCGACATCGTAGTCCATTTAACTTTTTGGTTAATTTGATGGCAGGCTTGGCTGCTTATACTTATTTGCCTAAAAAACCATCTATTGATATTCATCCAAAAGACTTGCCTGCTCTACCTCCTGCCATTTTTTAGCTCCGTCGAACTCACGTTATGTTAGGCACTCATTGAGGCGATTGCCATTCTTCACATCAATATATAGTTGTACTACACCAAAGGGCTATTTCGTGGAATGCTCAAAGAGTGGCCGGACAAAAAAAGTCCGCGCTTTAACTGAATAAGATGCTTCAATACAGCAATGCTTTTGGTAATCATCTCTTGGTGAAGCATCTGGATCTACAACTAATACCAATTTCAGTAATCTTTGCGGCACATGAATAACTGTAAGGGCGTACGGCGTACGCCCCTACCCAGGTATCTGTCGCATTCTTTTCTCAAATTGGTATAACCTGAGTAGACTGATCAGAACCACCTCACTTTTAATTTGACAAATGACTTTTTTAAGTAACAAAACACATCAGTATAGCGGTTTTACTGATGCGTTACTTCTGTGTTAATTGTCAGTCAAAATCACATAAAAACTAGGGAAGTATCTGACTTATTTATGTAATTATTCGGTCAATTCTCAGCACTTCTCATGACTTCTTAAAAATGGCTTTTATGCTAATTCTGTGATGAACACCAGATACCTACACGGCTTATCCAAGTCACTTTCCTGGCAATTC is a genomic window containing:
- a CDS encoding VapE domain-containing protein, whose translation is MIINNNALQPIELKGHYEIASHPTKDKPVEVTKTNPCPHCGKPDWCYSIGELTVCNRDAEPATGWERTSKTDRNGKPYYAPATAKKSPRPQGREEYIYTDIAGNPLIKVIVIRPGKTKDKDVFQEYWDGTRWVKAKDFSPEQKRSHQQQITIYRYAEVKQAIASGKPVFVVEGERLADSLWTRGIAATTNIGGAGKYRSYGNYQSALEGANLVLCPDRDEPGLKHMEDINSDFPDAKWLYAPPSDFYWTHLPKHGGLDIQDWIDSGATTEDILQAIEDRRVVVDTLNKTLSLEADRDRPTESKLEQKLNAIRAVWGGRLRWNILKKQVELDGRKLPLDRIDLKVAIHIHIDISKEQAKSVVLELALANPYNPVVEYLESVVQLHPNVDVNFLDKLAERYFGTTDPLHAALMKRTLIAAVARAFEPGCKHDEITILQGKQKSLKSTFWEILAGEDFFTDDLNGTEKDEILKISQYWILEYAEFENSYKKKDVSQLKAFLSRKKDSMRRPYGTDIEDFPRPSILVGTTNLDEFLYDPTGERRFWVIKVLLKKIPIDLLQQERDLIWAAAVAAYRNGEQWRLTDTEDEWLDAANKQYQSTDTWEEVVMAWAELHKEVSVGEILSDVLKIELAKQSKAEQNRVAAILRSHGWTRDDRKRVNGRLIRPWLRPQQEVEQQVERGVEQQVEQQEILATPDLEPECSTCSTNSPQTFPNFDSTNETQKGILLETGVPEVTPLEIEPLEKNQKSLEGQGVEQVVDEPQTQLPQAIEECSTSRSTPCSTSVSVPELSFEQKVIANVELIRECIADQSWDMIEEISISLD
- a CDS encoding IS630 family transposase (programmed frameshift), which produces MAKAYSEDFRRKVMQAIELDGLKKCEASQLFNISRNTINLWLQRKAETGDVKPKVRKASQQNGKISDWEKFGTFVKEHGDKTQSEMAQLWDGEISQRTISRALLKIGHSRKKTYGYSQRDEAKRVAFLAQLENPKASHLVYVDESGMDERDNYGYGYSKVGERFYDLKSGRRQGRINMIAGYRQGKLIAPFTIEGACNRAVFETWLETCLIPVLHPGEWVIIDNATFHRGGRIAQLIEAAGCQLIYLPPYSPDLNRIEKCWATLKTRVRKLLSKSDSLRDAMETVLKQAAS
- a CDS encoding tetratricopeptide repeat protein translates to MVLRKPCKKQARLLGHLGNVYYSLGNYQQSIEFFQQALEIDIPEWKAYFSERKDTAYKYLGTK
- a CDS encoding IS982 family transposase, whose amino-acid sequence is MSTIVSRLDITEIFCDVDDFCKQWQHLWQQIPQLPSTIGERRSYSRMCVSEVMTIVIAFHGSGYRTFKEFYTLHVLPSWRRAFPNLVSYNRFVELMPWCLMLLCCFLHTRTGEITGISFIDSTPINVCHNCRAHAHKVFKGLVNWGKNSVGWHFGFKLHLIINDQGELLAFKLTPANVDDRKPVPEMTEDLIGKLFGDRGYVSQKLFEELYERGLELITKSKKNMKNRLVNLLDKILLRKRAVIESVNDHLKNICQIEHSRHRSPFNFLVNLMAGLAAYTYLPKKPSIDIHPKDLPALPPAIF